The genomic region TTACCTAATTGGTTCGCTATCTGACCTGAAAGGAAAAACAGTTCTTTATTCAGTCCTTCTTCTGTCAGTCCTTTCTTAGCTGTTTCATAGGCCTTTTCGAGCATTCCTTCCTGTTCATAAGCTTTAGCCAACAGGGAATATACCGAATGATAATAGGGATCGGCATCTAACAACTTTTCCCACATATTAATGGCAATGTCCATTCTTTCTGATCGATAAGCCGTAAAACCATATCTGAATAGAAATTCCGGGGAATCAGTCCCATCTGACATCTGGAAATATTCCAGACCTTTTTCCCAATTTCCGGCAAGTGCTAATGCTTCGGCTAACCGGTGTAAGACATTTACATCATTGAAAGTCGTGTCTTCTTTCAGAGCTTTTTCATAATGGGGAATGGATTTATTATAATCACCACTGGCAAATAATAATTCCCCTAAAGCAAAATCAATGACAGGTTCGTTTGGAAGAATTTGCTTAGCTTCTAACAGCTTTTGCTCCGCTACTTCATACAGACCCTGGGACTGATATAAATCAGCGAGTTCCAGTAAAGAGGGAATATAATAGTCATCATCCTTATTAAATTGATTAAGCAGATCAATGGCCTTGTCATCCTGTTCTTTATCCACATAAATCTCAGCTAAATAGAGTTTAAGCTCCCCCTCCATTGGGTACTTATCCATTAACTGATGAAAAAGCTTTTCAGCCTGTTCCAGATGCCCCCACTGATGGTAGAGCAATCCTATATTAAACGTCTCATCATCATTTGCTTCCGCTTCATATGATTGTAAAAGCTTTAAGCCTTTCTCTGTGTCTCCCTGTTCCACTTGTTGTCTTGCTTCTTCAATGATATGCATATCCTGAACCCTTCCTTTAAAATCCTTTGTTCCAAAATTGTGCTTTCAATGTATGATCGCAGAATTCACCGAATCCTTGTGTATCATAGATGGTTTGATTTAATTTTACCACGTTGCCCCTGATAACCGAAATATAAGGAACCTGATCTTTTTGACAATAATGGTTCATTTGATTCGAGTTTACATACAAATTAAAGTCTGTATCATTATATATTTTAATTTCGCCTTTTTTGTTGGAAATTCCTGTTTTTGAGAGGGTTTCTGCTGATAAAGGAGTATTGGAGATAACTTCGGGAAGTGTTTGAAATCCAGACTCAGCCAATGCCTGAATCACCAAGTCCGATAGAGGGTGTTTAATGCATCCAATTGGAATATTCACCAGGGCCTGCATTTGATTTAACCATCCCCACGGAATATGGGTTAAATCATGTATCTGGTTTGCATAAACAAGAATAAACGGGACTTTCTGAATGCCAAAATATCGTATCATTTCCGGCGTTAAATACTTTATATTCATTTTCGGAACAACCAGATAGTCAATCGCAATTCCTGATAATTCATCACAATAATGGTGATACCTTTCCTTCCAGTCTGCTTTTCTCCCTAATTCTAGTGTGGAAATCAGTAGTGAAGCACCTTTGTATAAGTATCTGCGAACATAATGGTCCAGTAAAGACTTATGGTTCAATGGGAATTCTACATCAGCATAAATTTTACCTGGACTCATTTTGAAAACATCTGCCTGAATTTTTCTCTGTGGAACCCAGTCAAGATAATGAGCAGGGAGAAAAACATCCTCCGTGAAAACAATTTTCTTTCTTTTCCACACATCTTCCTGTTGAATCAGGATGTTTTCAAAATAAAAAGCCTTCACATTTTGCCACCCTTTCTGTATTGATACAAAATATGAAGACTTTTTCAATTTTATACGACATTACACTACAATGGACGACTCAAAGATTGCAAATCCTTAAAAAAATCCGGATAGGATATTCGGATACAGTCCGGATCTTCAATTTCAACGGGTTCACTGGTTATAAGTGATGCAATCGCCTCCATCATGCCGATGCGATGATCTCCATAGGAGGATACTCTGCCACCTTTCAGGGGAGTACCCCCCCGGATGACCATACCATCTTCACGTTCAGAAATGGAAGCTCCAAACTTCTTTAAAACCTGAACAATCGTTTTGATTCGATCTGTTTCTTTAAAGCGTAATTCACTGGCATCCTTAATCACGGTTTCTCCGTCCGCCTGTGTTGCCAGCAATGCGAGCAGAGGGATTTCATCAATCACTTTTGGAATCATGTCCCCGGAAATCACTGTTTCCCTGAGGCTTCCTGATGTAACATAAATGTTTCCTACAGGTTCATCACCGATATGCTTCGTTGTTTCAACCTGTATATTTGCCCCCATTTTTTTAACCACATCAAGAATTCCGGTTCTTGTTGGGTTTAGACCGACATCTTTAATCGTAATCTCGCTCTGATTTGCTAAAATACCACCAGCTATAAAGAAGCTTGCGGAAGATATATCTCCGGGGATGGATAATTCTGTTCCCTTGAGCTTCTGATGGCCCATGACAGAAATCGCTGATCCGGAACGATCCATTTTACCCCCAAAAGCAGTAATCATCCGTTCCGTGTGATCTCTGGTCGGCACAGGTTCTGTAACAGTTGTCGTTCCATTAGCAAATAACCCCGCAATCAGAATCGCTGACTTAACCTGTGCACTATGAACAGGCAATGTATAATCAATGGGGCTGAGCTGACCTCCACGGATACTCATCGGTAATAGCTTCCCGTCACAGCGGCCATCTGATTGGGCTCCCATTTGGTGTAAAGGAACGGTTACTCGGTCCATCGGCCGTTTGGAAAGAGAATGATCCCCTGTTAAGACTGTGTGAAAAGGCTGACCTGCCAAAACACCAAGCAAGAGTCGGGCTGTAGTGCCCGAATTCCCCAAATGGACAGGTTCAGCAGGTTCTGAAAAATACTCCGCTCCATTGCTTTTAATGGTGACCGTTTGTTCGTCCAGCCCCACACAAACTCCCATTTTTTGGAACGCTCCAATTGTAGAGAGACAGTCTTCTCCTGATAAAAAATCATGAATAATCGTTGTACCACTGGCCAACGCCCCAAATATAACTGCTCGATGGGACATTGATTTATCCCCTGGTACTTGAACATTCCCTCTTAAAGCATTATTTTTCAGATGAATGGTTTTCTGCATCATACCACACCTTTTTTATCTTTATTCATTTAGAGAAACTTCGTAGCCATTGTTCTCGAGTACTTTCATAGCTGTCCACTGCTCTTCTTCTGTTTGCAGAGTCAGCCTTAATACACCGGTCATATTTTCTCTGATTTCCAGGATATTAATGTTAATAATATTAACTTCATGTTCGGCCAGCTTTTTCATAACTTTATATAATTCTCCCGGACGGTCATACAAATCGACAAAAATATCATAAAAGTTCGGAAGTGCACCTTTTTTCTTTTTTGGTAAGCCATCACGATACGTTTTGGCCGAGTCGAGATATTGATGGACATCCTCATGTTTATTTGAAACAAGCAGTTCTTTAACATTTTTCATCTCATCAATCCACTCTGACAGGAATTCCACCATTTCTCGTTTGTTTTGAAAGAGGATGTCTTCCCATAGCGCAGGATTGCTTGAAGCAATTCTTGTAATATCTCTAAATCCCCCGGCAGCCAATTTAGGGATAAAAGGATACTCATCCTGCCAATTTCTCGCCTGATGAACAAGTGAGGAAGCAATCAGATGCGGAAAGTGAGATACGATTCCTGTCATTTTGTCATGCTCTTTATCCGTTAGTTCAACAAAAATGCTCTTTGTGTATTTTAATAAATCCTTGAGTAATCGCACTTGCTCATCAAGACCCGGCTTGGACGGTGTTAAAATGTAGTAGGCATTTTCAAACAAATGGCTCTTGGCTGCTTCAATCCCGTGTTTATGAGAGCCTGCCATTGGATGTCCACCAATGAATTTTATATTTGAAGATGATAACGATATCGCCGCTTCCATAACAGGTTTTTTTACGGAAGAAACATCTGTTACAATCTTCTCATTGTGAATATCCATCTCATTGAGTTGCTTTATATATTCTATAGTAATTTGAATATGAGTACCCAAAATAATAATGTCTGCCTTTTGTACACCTTCTTCAAAGGAGGCAGCTGCTTCATCAATAATATTATATTTCAGGGCATATTCGATTGTATCTGCGTTGGAATCCATACCAGCCATCCATGCTTCCGGAATATTTTTTTTAATATTTTTAGCCAGGGATGCCCCTATTAATCCCAGTCCTACTATAAAAACTCTGCTCATCTTTTTCCTCAACTCTCCTTACTGCAGGCATTCAGACAATGCATTAGTAAATTCTTTCATATCTTCTTTTCTTCCAATAGTCACGCGGATACTCTGTTCAATCCCCAGTAATTCCCCGGCACGAACAATAAAACCATAATCCAGTAATTGATTAGAAACTTCCAATCCGGATTTAGGTAGATGAATAAGAAGAAAATTCGTTTCTGAAGAATCATAGCTCAGGTGATGTTGTTCGCAAAAGTGTTCTACTTCATCACGGACGTTTTGATTCAGCTGTCTGATTTCTCTAATATATGCCTGATCCTCAAGAGCATTAATGGCTGCAAACTGACCAATAGATGTGACATTAAATGGGCCTCGGATGGTATTTAAATGACGTATTATCTCCTCAGAACTAATCCCGTAGCCTACGCGAAAGCCCGCTAATCCATAAGCCTTCGAAAAGGTTCTTAATACAATCATATTTTTATAGTTTTCCAACAGGGATAAAGAATCCGGGTAATCTTCAGCTGAAACGTACTCATAATAAGCCTCATCAAGTACAACTAAAACATGATCAGGGCAGCGGTCCAGAAAAGACTTCAGCAGTTTTTCGTTTATATAACAGCCGGTAGGATTATTCGGACTGCATAACCACACGATTCTTGTCTTGTCATCAATCGCTTCCAGCATCTGTTCAAGCTGGTGATGACCATTCTTAACAGGAATTTCCCGCACCTCAGCCCCTTCAACCGCAGCATGATGCTTATATTGGGGGAAGGTGGGATGGGCCATGACTGTATTAGCACCTGTTTCAAGATAAGTACGGCACAGCATCTGAACAATTTCATCCGAGCCTGCACCAAAAATTATCTCATCCATATCCACATTGAGATGAGCCGAGACTCGTTCCCTCAGTTCTCTTGCATAACCATCAGGATAAAGGTGCAAATCTTCCCCGAAATCACTTAATTTTTCCAGAACGAACGGCGACGGACCATAAACATTTTCATTGGATGCCAGTTTAACAATTTTAGAAAGATGACGTTCTCTTTTAACTTCATTAATTGTCTTTCCCGGTTTGTATGGTGTTAATGACGGGATAATGTTTTTGGTCTTCATGATTGAAAGCCTCCTCTACTTAATTAAATCAGGGCGTAATTTTTTGGCATCACCGTGATAAATATGCTGAATTTCTTTCTGATTTCGGTCGGTATGGGCTGTAACCATCACCCTAATACACTTTTCCAGAGCTTCAGGAACAGGGATTTCAGTCGTACACATAACAGGAACATAAGTCCAGCCATCGAGCATGCGCATCCCTTTAGCCGGAAATGCCGCATTTAAATCTGGTGTAACAGAAATGAATACGGAGACTATATCTTCAGGCTGTATTTGATTTTTTTCGGCCACGTCCTTTAACAAATCCCTTGTAGTCTTATGTATTTCTTCTGCTTCATTTGCTTTTACCGTGGCTGCTCCTCGTATTCCTCTGATCATTCCATCACCTCGTTCATAAAGCTAGTTAATTCTGTGAATAATCGTTGTTCATCAATCGTGCATATTTGGGGTTCTCCCACTTCTTTTAATAAAACCATGCGAATTTGACCCTTTTGATTCTTCTTATCAAGTTTCATTCGATCCAGTAAGGAGGAAACTTGCAGCTCTTTACAAATGTCTAAAGGATATCGAAGCTGTTCTAACCAGGTTTTAAAGTTCTGATATGAAAAAGATAAGGATAAATAGCTCTGACTTACCCGAAGAGCAAATAACATACCTATAGCTACCGCCTCTCCATGGGTAATGGCACCATATCCCGCTTCTGCTTCAATTGCGTGGCCAAGTGTATGTCCAAAATTCAAATAGCTCCTGACTCCCTTTTCCTGTTCATCTTCCTCCACAATATGAGCTTTGATCTTAATTCCGTTGTAAAGGGCTTCCTCTAAAACAGATGGTCGGATGTTCTCCAGCGTTTGTACCTCATCCATTAGTTGGTTAAGCATCGTTTTATCCGCTATCAGTCCGTGCTTGACTACCTCAGCAAAGCCTGACCTTTTCTCAACAGCAGATAGAGTCCTTAACGTTGACAGATCATAAACCACGGCCTTAGGTGCGTGAAAGGCTCCAATTAAATTTTTTCCCAGGGGATGGTTGATACCTGTCTTCCCACCGACACTGCTGTCATGAGCGAGAATCGTGGTCGGCACCTGGATATAGTCAATTCCCCGCATAAAGGTGGCAGCTGTGAAGCCAGCCAAGTCGCCAATAACTCCGCCACCTAATGCAACAATAAGCGAATGACGATCCAGACCTTTTTGAATGGCATACGTTTGCAGTTGTTCAAAAACATTCAATTGCTTAGACTTTTCCCCGGCCGCTATCGTATAGGAATAAAGCTGGTCTGTTTCCATTTGCAGTGCCTCTTCTGCGTCTTTTAAGTAGCCCAACTGCTCCACCTGACTATCCGTGATGATTAATATTTTGTCATAAGACTTGGGTAAATATTTTGACAGTTCAAAGCGCAAGTCCGGACCTATATAGACGTTATAGGCCCCTTGACCGGCATTGATTTGTAATGTTTTCATCTAAAAACCCCTTATTTCTTCACGATAATCCTCAATCGCCTGTTTTAATTTCGGGAATTGGTCATGCGGAAACTGCTCCAGCAGGGTTCGCGCAACCTCCCAGGCCACTACATGCTCCATCACAACGGAAGCAGCAGGTAC from Virgibacillus sp. MSP4-1 harbors:
- the aroH gene encoding chorismate mutase, with the protein product MIRGIRGAATVKANEAEEIHKTTRDLLKDVAEKNQIQPEDIVSVFISVTPDLNAAFPAKGMRMLDGWTYVPVMCTTEIPVPEALEKCIRVMVTAHTDRNQKEIQHIYHGDAKKLRPDLIK
- a CDS encoding tetratricopeptide repeat protein — encoded protein: MHIIEEARQQVEQGDTEKGLKLLQSYEAEANDDETFNIGLLYHQWGHLEQAEKLFHQLMDKYPMEGELKLYLAEIYVDKEQDDKAIDLLNQFNKDDDYYIPSLLELADLYQSQGLYEVAEQKLLEAKQILPNEPVIDFALGELLFASGDYNKSIPHYEKALKEDTTFNDVNVLHRLAEALALAGNWEKGLEYFQMSDGTDSPEFLFRYGFTAYRSERMDIAINMWEKLLDADPYYHSVYSLLAKAYEQEGMLEKAYETAKKGLTEEGLNKELFFLSGQIANQLGKLDEAFKDLQEAIAIDPGYKEAVVALVELYKKQEDHDNIADLLENLKREEELDPLYQWELAKAYYELEEYDLALNNYQEAYNAFTNDADFLKEYGYMLVEEGRMKEARKVLNKYLAIEPSDTYVEEFLLRLNE
- the hisC gene encoding histidinol-phosphate transaminase — translated: MKTKNIIPSLTPYKPGKTINEVKRERHLSKIVKLASNENVYGPSPFVLEKLSDFGEDLHLYPDGYARELRERVSAHLNVDMDEIIFGAGSDEIVQMLCRTYLETGANTVMAHPTFPQYKHHAAVEGAEVREIPVKNGHHQLEQMLEAIDDKTRIVWLCSPNNPTGCYINEKLLKSFLDRCPDHVLVVLDEAYYEYVSAEDYPDSLSLLENYKNMIVLRTFSKAYGLAGFRVGYGISSEEIIRHLNTIRGPFNVTSIGQFAAINALEDQAYIREIRQLNQNVRDEVEHFCEQHHLSYDSSETNFLLIHLPKSGLEVSNQLLDYGFIVRAGELLGIEQSIRVTIGRKEDMKEFTNALSECLQ
- a CDS encoding prephenate dehydrogenase, whose amino-acid sequence is MSRVFIVGLGLIGASLAKNIKKNIPEAWMAGMDSNADTIEYALKYNIIDEAAASFEEGVQKADIIILGTHIQITIEYIKQLNEMDIHNEKIVTDVSSVKKPVMEAAISLSSSNIKFIGGHPMAGSHKHGIEAAKSHLFENAYYILTPSKPGLDEQVRLLKDLLKYTKSIFVELTDKEHDKMTGIVSHFPHLIASSLVHQARNWQDEYPFIPKLAAGGFRDITRIASSNPALWEDILFQNKREMVEFLSEWIDEMKNVKELLVSNKHEDVHQYLDSAKTYRDGLPKKKKGALPNFYDIFVDLYDRPGELYKVMKKLAEHEVNIININILEIRENMTGVLRLTLQTEEEQWTAMKVLENNGYEVSLNE
- the aroA gene encoding 3-phosphoshikimate 1-carboxyvinyltransferase, with protein sequence MMQKTIHLKNNALRGNVQVPGDKSMSHRAVIFGALASGTTIIHDFLSGEDCLSTIGAFQKMGVCVGLDEQTVTIKSNGAEYFSEPAEPVHLGNSGTTARLLLGVLAGQPFHTVLTGDHSLSKRPMDRVTVPLHQMGAQSDGRCDGKLLPMSIRGGQLSPIDYTLPVHSAQVKSAILIAGLFANGTTTVTEPVPTRDHTERMITAFGGKMDRSGSAISVMGHQKLKGTELSIPGDISSASFFIAGGILANQSEITIKDVGLNPTRTGILDVVKKMGANIQVETTKHIGDEPVGNIYVTSGSLRETVISGDMIPKVIDEIPLLALLATQADGETVIKDASELRFKETDRIKTIVQVLKKFGASISEREDGMVIRGGTPLKGGRVSSYGDHRIGMMEAIASLITSEPVEIEDPDCIRISYPDFFKDLQSLSRPL
- the aroB gene encoding 3-dehydroquinate synthase, with protein sequence MKTLQINAGQGAYNVYIGPDLRFELSKYLPKSYDKILIITDSQVEQLGYLKDAEEALQMETDQLYSYTIAAGEKSKQLNVFEQLQTYAIQKGLDRHSLIVALGGGVIGDLAGFTAATFMRGIDYIQVPTTILAHDSSVGGKTGINHPLGKNLIGAFHAPKAVVYDLSTLRTLSAVEKRSGFAEVVKHGLIADKTMLNQLMDEVQTLENIRPSVLEEALYNGIKIKAHIVEEDEQEKGVRSYLNFGHTLGHAIEAEAGYGAITHGEAVAIGMLFALRVSQSYLSLSFSYQNFKTWLEQLRYPLDICKELQVSSLLDRMKLDKKNQKGQIRMVLLKEVGEPQICTIDEQRLFTELTSFMNEVME